One Bacteroidia bacterium genomic window carries:
- a CDS encoding outer membrane beta-barrel protein yields the protein MRYLVLLFLLPLIGFSQENSPKPKSRWYIKAAVGYGTKGLLPQEFTVKSISPSNTSLKVTEGSIQDMTNNIDSTGQRSLVHDTYSKGFNYLLAFGVKLPSRIGLELGVLWLQGGKIKSHSVIEGNTLLGPSAVMDVSTYSRGLAILPAVTYDFPLGTNWFIQGRFGLSIPVAGAIYHDVELNGPNSFLGNSTAKITSETKPTFSLGINGGLGLHRRLGQHFEIFAGITGQHMSLFGKSLQITRYDLTINGFTINQLNDLTATTYDNEINFVTELNQNSNNTEINSNTDLSKPKDELRVSSPFSNIGFGIGMNFLFGKN from the coding sequence ATGCGTTACCTCGTATTGCTCTTCCTGTTGCCTTTAATAGGCTTTTCTCAAGAAAATTCACCTAAACCTAAATCACGCTGGTATATTAAAGCCGCGGTAGGCTACGGCACCAAAGGACTTCTGCCTCAAGAGTTTACCGTAAAATCCATTTCTCCTTCCAATACCAGTCTCAAAGTTACGGAGGGTAGCATTCAAGACATGACCAATAACATCGACTCCACCGGACAACGTTCCTTGGTTCATGATACCTATTCCAAAGGTTTCAACTACCTTTTAGCTTTCGGCGTAAAGCTTCCTTCCCGCATCGGACTCGAACTGGGCGTACTTTGGCTTCAAGGCGGAAAAATAAAGTCGCACTCTGTCATTGAAGGCAATACCTTGTTGGGTCCTTCCGCCGTAATGGACGTATCGACTTATTCCCGAGGACTGGCCATTTTACCTGCCGTTACCTACGACTTTCCGCTTGGAACCAACTGGTTTATCCAAGGCCGTTTTGGCTTGTCTATTCCGGTTGCAGGCGCCATTTACCACGATGTTGAATTAAACGGCCCTAACTCCTTTCTGGGAAATTCAACCGCTAAAATTACTTCCGAAACTAAACCTACTTTTTCCCTTGGAATTAATGGCGGACTAGGTTTACACAGACGCCTTGGTCAACATTTCGAAATCTTTGCCGGTATTACAGGTCAACACATGAGTTTGTTTGGCAAAAGCCTTCAAATCACCCGATACGATCTTACTATTAATGGCTTTACCATCAATCAACTCAACGATTTAACCGCTACTACCTACGATAACGAAATTAATTTTGTAACCGAACTGAATCAAAACAGCAATAACACAGAAATCAACAGCAATACCGATCTCTCCAAGCCCAAAGACGAATTGAGGGTTTCATCCCCATTTAGCAACATCGGATTTGGTATCGGTATGAATTTCTTGTTTGGAAAAAACTAA
- the thrS gene encoding threonine--tRNA ligase gives MIKVTLPDGSVREYENGVSALDVAKSISEGLARNVLAAKVNGTVVDAVLPLPGDCSVTLLTDRDKDGMNTLWHSSAHLMAEAIEAFYPGTKFGIGPPIENGFYYDIEIPEHSLTQDDFEKIEQKMLELARQKNAYQRKEVGKADAIAYFTEKGDNYKLDLLKDLEDGKITFYTQGNFTDLCRGPHIPDTSFIKAAKLLNVAGAYWRGDEKSKQLTRVYAITFTKEKDLKEYLTMLEEAKKRDHRKLGKELELFHFSEKVGSGLPLWLPKGAALRDRLEQFLKKAQLQSGYLPVITPHIANKNLYITSGHYEKYGKDSFQPIRTPEEGEEFFLKPMNCPHHCEIYKSKPRSYRDLPLRLAEFGTVYRYEQSGELHGLTRVRGFTQDDAHLFCRPDQVKEEFAKVIDLVLFVFKSLGFTDYVAQVSLRDQENREKYIGTDENWERAETAIVETAKEKGLPTVVEYGEAAFYGPKLDFMVKDAIGRKWQLGTIQVDYNLPERFELEYMGSDNQKHRPVMIHRAPFGSLERFVAVLIEHCAGKFPLWLTPEQAVILPISDKYNDYAKSFQQYLNNSDIRTLVDERNEKIGKKIRDAELSKVPMMLIVGEKEVESGGVSVRIQGDGDKGMLTKDDFVAFFNEEVKKSFNQ, from the coding sequence ATGATAAAAGTTACTTTACCTGATGGCTCCGTAAGGGAATACGAAAATGGAGTTTCGGCTCTGGATGTTGCCAAAAGTATTTCAGAAGGATTAGCTAGAAATGTACTAGCTGCAAAAGTGAATGGTACGGTGGTGGATGCTGTGCTTCCATTGCCGGGAGATTGCAGTGTGACCCTGCTGACAGACCGAGACAAGGATGGAATGAATACCTTATGGCATAGTTCGGCCCACTTGATGGCAGAAGCTATTGAGGCTTTTTATCCGGGAACTAAATTTGGAATTGGTCCGCCAATTGAAAATGGTTTTTATTACGACATTGAAATTCCGGAGCATTCCTTAACCCAGGATGATTTTGAAAAGATTGAACAGAAGATGTTGGAGTTGGCCCGTCAAAAGAATGCCTATCAGCGTAAGGAGGTGGGCAAGGCTGATGCTATTGCCTATTTTACCGAAAAGGGAGACAACTACAAATTAGACTTATTGAAAGACCTGGAAGATGGGAAAATCACTTTTTACACCCAGGGCAACTTTACGGATCTTTGCAGAGGGCCTCATATTCCGGATACTTCGTTTATTAAGGCCGCCAAGCTATTAAATGTTGCAGGAGCGTATTGGAGGGGAGATGAAAAAAGCAAACAACTTACCCGGGTTTACGCGATAACTTTTACCAAGGAGAAGGACTTGAAAGAGTACCTAACCATGTTGGAAGAAGCCAAAAAGCGCGATCACCGAAAACTGGGTAAAGAGTTGGAGTTGTTTCATTTTTCTGAAAAGGTGGGATCCGGATTGCCGCTTTGGCTGCCAAAAGGAGCGGCCTTGCGCGATCGATTGGAGCAGTTTTTAAAGAAGGCACAATTGCAATCGGGTTATTTGCCGGTTATTACACCGCATATTGCCAATAAGAATTTGTACATTACTTCGGGGCACTATGAAAAATACGGTAAGGATAGTTTTCAGCCCATTCGCACTCCGGAAGAAGGGGAGGAGTTTTTCTTAAAACCAATGAATTGTCCGCACCACTGTGAAATTTACAAAAGCAAACCACGCAGTTACCGTGATTTACCATTGCGTTTGGCCGAGTTTGGAACGGTGTATCGATACGAGCAAAGTGGGGAGTTGCATGGATTAACTCGGGTTCGGGGATTTACCCAGGACGATGCACATTTGTTTTGCCGTCCCGATCAGGTAAAGGAAGAATTTGCCAAGGTGATAGACTTGGTATTGTTTGTTTTTAAATCGTTGGGCTTTACGGATTACGTGGCACAGGTATCGTTGAGGGATCAGGAGAATCGGGAGAAGTACATTGGTACAGACGAAAACTGGGAACGTGCCGAAACCGCTATTGTTGAAACGGCAAAAGAAAAGGGTTTACCAACGGTGGTGGAATATGGAGAAGCAGCGTTTTATGGTCCAAAACTTGATTTTATGGTAAAGGATGCCATTGGAAGAAAGTGGCAATTAGGAACCATTCAAGTGGATTATAATCTGCCCGAACGTTTTGAATTGGAATATATGGGAAGTGATAACCAAAAGCACCGTCCGGTTATGATTCACCGCGCTCCTTTTGGGTCACTTGAGCGTTTTGTAGCTGTACTTATTGAGCATTGTGCAGGTAAATTTCCGTTGTGGTTAACTCCGGAACAGGCGGTAATACTGCCTATTTCAGATAAATACAACGACTATGCAAAAAGTTTTCAACAGTATTTAAATAATTCCGATATTCGCACCCTCGTTGACGAAAGGAACGAAAAAATCGGGAAAAAGATCCGAGACGCTGAATTATCTAAGGTTCCAATGATGTTAATTGTTGGAGAAAAGGAAGTTGAATCAGGAGGTGTTTCAGTTCGGATTCAAGGTGATGGAGACAAAGGGATGTTAACAAAAGATGATTTTGTTGCCTTTTTCAATGAGGAAGTAAAGAAGTCGTTTAACCAATAA
- the infC gene encoding translation initiation factor IF-3 yields MEPRFTPNKPAPQGGPRPLPVGRFGKRKQSDEHENHRINRQINNVTEVRVVGENFEQGVYPISKAIAIAEELGVDLVEISPNAVPPVCRLVDYGKFLYEQKKKQKELKAKASKVVVKEIRFGPQTDEHDFNFKLKHAMKFLEEGSKVKAYVFFKGRSIVYKEQGEVLLLKFANELENVGKVEQLPLMEGKKMQIMIAPKKK; encoded by the coding sequence ATAGAACCAAGATTTACTCCAAACAAGCCTGCTCCGCAAGGAGGACCAAGGCCACTTCCGGTTGGAAGATTTGGAAAGAGAAAGCAATCCGATGAACATGAAAATCACCGGATTAACCGCCAGATTAACAACGTAACCGAGGTAAGGGTAGTTGGCGAAAACTTCGAACAGGGAGTTTATCCAATTTCCAAAGCGATTGCCATTGCCGAGGAGCTTGGTGTTGATTTAGTGGAGATTTCTCCAAACGCTGTACCTCCGGTTTGCAGGTTGGTAGATTATGGCAAGTTTCTTTACGAGCAAAAAAAGAAACAAAAGGAACTAAAAGCCAAAGCCTCCAAAGTGGTGGTGAAGGAAATACGTTTCGGACCGCAAACGGATGAGCATGATTTTAATTTTAAATTGAAACATGCCATGAAATTCCTCGAAGAAGGATCTAAGGTGAAAGCCTATGTGTTCTTTAAAGGAAGGTCAATCGTGTACAAAGAGCAAGGGGAAGTGCTATTGCTAAAATTTGCCAACGAATTAGAAAACGTTGGAAAAGTTGAGCAATTACCCCTCATGGAAGGCAAGAAAATGCAGATCATGATTGCACCAAAGAAAAAGTAA
- the rpmI gene encoding 50S ribosomal protein L35, with product MPKMKTNSSAKKRFSFTGTGKIKRKHAFKNHILTKKETKQKRNLGKFAIVSSSDEGRVKMLLAVGK from the coding sequence ATGCCAAAAATGAAGACCAATTCCAGTGCGAAAAAACGCTTTTCGTTCACCGGAACCGGCAAAATCAAAAGGAAGCATGCTTTCAAAAATCACATCCTGACCAAAAAGGAAACCAAGCAAAAACGCAATTTGGGTAAATTTGCTATCGTTTCTTCAAGCGACGAAGGAAGAGTGAAAATGCTATTAGCAGTAGGAAAGTAA
- the rplT gene encoding 50S ribosomal protein L20 produces MPRSVNAVASRAKRKKVLKQTKGNWGGRKNVWTVAKNTLEKGLGYAYRDRKTKKRNFRGLWIQRINAGVREFGMSYSEFMGKIHAKGIELNRKVLADLAMNNPEAFKAIVESVK; encoded by the coding sequence ATGCCACGTTCAGTCAACGCAGTAGCCTCCAGGGCAAAAAGAAAAAAAGTTCTAAAACAAACCAAAGGTAATTGGGGCGGTAGAAAAAATGTATGGACCGTTGCCAAGAATACCTTGGAGAAAGGTCTAGGTTACGCTTACCGTGACCGCAAAACCAAAAAACGCAATTTCCGCGGTCTTTGGATTCAACGTATTAATGCCGGTGTTCGCGAGTTCGGTATGAGCTACAGCGAATTCATGGGAAAAATTCACGCTAAAGGTATCGAGCTAAACCGTAAGGTGTTGGCCGATTTAGCTATGAATAACCCGGAAGCATTCAAAGCAATTGTTGAGTCTGTAAAATAA
- a CDS encoding FAD-binding protein, producing the protein MANQVKPITFDQDLAGFFNETIYQPDLEIKKAIASGSLPWEKLPDFEQVAELENPGYQPVENGYCQKSDGSIKIAVLTPMPGVEPEMWDWWFGWHGSQDQRYRLWHPGAHVSARWSDGKTDSCYIGRTSIIREYIGEELSDAAIQFKSPLDFGFSKASISEKNKQVFICARLGLVDAPIDFGYLVHQIRQTENGSEMRSRFWIGAAYLGLRNGGKIPELAKFIGSKLKPLPKNFAQNLLLHCGEEMGHLAGFLPELYQTHQTESLALAGKVTQAGEPGFDTLVKSTLFNKWDHGIRPSMVIEPQTIEDVIAVLKYAKGVGKKVSISSGGHSFSANFIRDNGILLLMKNFNQFEVNKEAMLAKAGPGVGGSVLLKALVNQNLFFPAGHCKGVCIGGYLLQGGYGWNGRKMGIACQHIAAMDIVTASGELVHASEKENADLFWAARGSGPGFFGVVVAFYLKLFPLPAYRGVMIQNFRMAHLEEVYRWAHEVGPSIPKAVEFQILMNRNMNGFLGPGMEAFAPIFADSRDEFEEAQRFMKESPIRKKALFSLPTFNPGMELFYRAVMSHYPEDHHWGVDNMWTHAGIEELLPHIKNIAHHLPASPSHFLWLNWQADQIPTNMAHSKEDKLYLALYSCWKNPEDTAKYGKWAFETMKSMEHLSTGIQLADEGLHKRTFSFMSDHHLEQVQRIREKWDPNSLFYEWHSKPKVKRMQEVLEPA; encoded by the coding sequence ATGGCTAATCAGGTAAAACCAATCACTTTCGATCAAGACCTTGCAGGGTTTTTCAATGAAACTATATATCAACCGGATTTAGAAATAAAAAAAGCCATTGCATCCGGCTCCCTGCCATGGGAAAAGCTCCCTGATTTTGAGCAAGTGGCAGAACTTGAAAATCCGGGATACCAACCTGTTGAAAACGGATATTGCCAAAAGTCCGACGGCAGTATTAAAATAGCGGTTCTAACACCTATGCCCGGAGTAGAGCCCGAAATGTGGGATTGGTGGTTTGGCTGGCACGGTTCACAGGACCAACGTTACCGACTTTGGCATCCCGGGGCCCATGTTTCAGCGCGCTGGTCCGATGGGAAAACCGATTCCTGTTACATTGGACGCACTTCCATCATTCGTGAATATATCGGAGAAGAATTGTCGGATGCTGCCATACAGTTCAAATCTCCCCTTGATTTTGGGTTTTCCAAAGCCTCCATTTCAGAAAAAAACAAGCAGGTTTTTATTTGTGCCCGACTAGGTTTGGTAGATGCCCCTATTGATTTTGGATATTTAGTACACCAGATTCGCCAAACAGAAAACGGTTCCGAAATGCGTTCCAGATTCTGGATTGGGGCAGCATACCTTGGATTAAGAAATGGAGGCAAAATTCCTGAATTGGCCAAATTCATCGGTTCTAAATTAAAGCCTCTTCCCAAAAATTTTGCTCAAAACCTTTTATTGCATTGCGGTGAAGAGATGGGACATTTGGCCGGCTTTCTTCCTGAATTATACCAAACCCACCAAACCGAAAGCTTGGCTTTGGCAGGTAAAGTTACCCAAGCCGGAGAACCTGGCTTTGATACCCTGGTAAAAAGCACCCTTTTTAACAAATGGGACCATGGCATTCGACCCTCCATGGTGATAGAACCCCAAACCATCGAAGACGTAATTGCTGTGCTGAAATACGCCAAAGGAGTTGGGAAAAAGGTCAGCATTTCATCGGGTGGACATAGCTTTAGTGCAAACTTCATACGCGACAATGGTATTTTGCTTCTGATGAAAAACTTCAACCAATTTGAAGTGAACAAAGAGGCCATGCTTGCCAAAGCGGGTCCGGGAGTAGGAGGAAGTGTGTTGCTAAAAGCCTTGGTAAATCAAAATCTCTTTTTTCCGGCGGGGCATTGCAAAGGCGTTTGCATCGGTGGCTATTTATTGCAAGGCGGTTATGGATGGAACGGCCGAAAAATGGGAATTGCGTGTCAACACATTGCAGCCATGGATATTGTGACAGCAAGTGGCGAACTGGTGCATGCCAGTGAAAAGGAAAATGCCGATTTGTTTTGGGCGGCAAGGGGTTCGGGTCCGGGCTTTTTTGGAGTAGTGGTTGCATTTTATCTGAAGCTATTTCCTCTGCCAGCCTATCGTGGAGTTATGATACAGAATTTCCGAATGGCCCATTTGGAAGAAGTGTATCGTTGGGCTCATGAAGTTGGGCCATCCATTCCAAAGGCCGTTGAATTTCAAATTCTAATGAACCGAAATATGAATGGCTTCCTGGGGCCGGGAATGGAGGCTTTTGCTCCCATTTTCGCAGATAGCAGAGACGAGTTTGAAGAGGCTCAGCGGTTTATGAAAGAAAGTCCGATTCGAAAAAAAGCCTTGTTTTCCTTACCCACCTTTAATCCCGGAATGGAACTTTTTTACCGCGCTGTTATGAGCCATTACCCGGAAGACCACCATTGGGGAGTAGATAATATGTGGACCCATGCCGGTATAGAAGAACTATTGCCCCATATCAAAAACATCGCCCACCACCTACCGGCCTCTCCTTCACATTTTTTGTGGTTAAACTGGCAAGCCGATCAAATACCGACCAATATGGCCCACAGCAAAGAAGACAAGCTGTATTTAGCTTTGTACAGTTGTTGGAAAAACCCGGAAGATACTGCCAAATATGGGAAATGGGCCTTTGAAACCATGAAATCGATGGAACATCTATCAACGGGTATTCAGCTTGCTGATGAAGGATTGCACAAACGAACCTTTTCATTCATGTCGGACCATCATTTGGAACAAGTTCAGCGCATTAGAGAAAAGTGGGATCCGAATTCTTTGTTTTATGAATGGCATTCCAAACCCAAGGTAAAACGTATGCAGGAAGTTTTGGAACCGGCTTAA
- a CDS encoding Crp/Fnr family transcriptional regulator, whose product MNPNQFISNLILPEFGEGTLSEMLANGTAIQLKSNQVLVQPGQINDTLYVVVEGGFVCRYIDEEKDIFKTINFFLPDLHPFMVCVDSFFEETPTHCELRAISPSTVLALSKQILVEIIDRDPQLHRFYHSTIIKALTEENDLKLKIIAYRSEDLYAYFLKNLPSLIQNVPSKYIAELMGISPEWLSKLKRLSRK is encoded by the coding sequence ATGAACCCCAATCAATTCATTTCCAACTTAATACTACCCGAATTTGGAGAAGGTACACTGTCGGAAATGTTAGCCAATGGAACGGCTATCCAACTCAAATCCAACCAGGTTTTGGTACAGCCCGGACAAATCAATGATACTTTATATGTCGTGGTTGAAGGTGGTTTTGTTTGCCGGTACATCGATGAAGAAAAAGACATTTTCAAAACCATCAATTTTTTTCTGCCCGACTTGCATCCTTTCATGGTTTGTGTCGATAGCTTTTTTGAAGAAACTCCCACTCATTGCGAATTGCGAGCTATTTCACCCTCCACGGTATTGGCCTTATCTAAACAGATTTTGGTGGAAATTATTGATCGCGACCCGCAGCTACATCGCTTTTATCATTCGACCATCATTAAAGCCTTAACGGAAGAAAACGATTTAAAATTGAAAATTATCGCTTACCGTTCGGAGGATTTGTATGCTTATTTCCTAAAAAATCTTCCATCTTTAATTCAAAACGTACCATCCAAATACATTGCGGAACTAATGGGTATTTCGCCCGAATGGCTATCCAAATTAAAACGTTTGTCCCGGAAATAA
- a CDS encoding alkene reductase, whose product MADLKLLSPYKQKGLSLQNHIVMAPMTRCRAIGNLPNELMATYYSERADIGLIVTEGASPSPEGLGYARIPGIFNREQVEAWKKVTKAVHQKGAKIFIQLMHTGRVGHESNLPKGFYLVGPSAKKPSGKIFSDSLGMVDNSQPLALTSDGVEKVMNAFVEAGKNAMAAGFDGVELHSANGYLLEQFLHPTVNSREDGYGGEYENRSRFVIELVEKMSAEIGAERIGIRFSPYSTYNDLPAYDPEEVHALYVYLAQKLNAIGIAYIHLSINPAMQDRTLQGIRDAFQKTLILCNGLNPESAEQKLQEGIADLVGFGKGILANPQFAARIAGKLPLNQANPETFYTADAVGYTDYSGI is encoded by the coding sequence ATGGCTGATTTGAAACTGTTGAGTCCTTACAAACAAAAAGGATTGTCCTTACAAAATCATATTGTTATGGCGCCGATGACCCGATGCAGGGCTATTGGCAACCTACCGAACGAATTAATGGCAACGTATTATTCCGAGCGAGCCGACATTGGACTGATTGTTACAGAAGGAGCTTCTCCCTCGCCGGAAGGACTTGGATACGCCCGAATTCCCGGAATTTTTAACCGTGAACAAGTCGAAGCCTGGAAAAAAGTTACCAAGGCTGTACATCAAAAAGGAGCTAAGATTTTTATTCAGTTGATGCATACCGGACGAGTGGGGCATGAATCAAACCTCCCGAAAGGATTTTATTTAGTGGGGCCGTCTGCCAAAAAGCCGTCCGGAAAAATATTTTCAGACAGCCTGGGAATGGTGGATAATTCTCAACCTTTGGCTCTTACCTCAGACGGGGTTGAAAAGGTTATGAATGCCTTTGTGGAAGCAGGTAAAAACGCTATGGCAGCCGGATTTGACGGCGTTGAATTGCATTCGGCTAATGGTTATTTATTAGAACAATTTTTGCATCCAACGGTAAACAGCCGTGAAGATGGATACGGTGGAGAATACGAAAACCGTTCCCGATTTGTAATAGAACTTGTTGAAAAAATGAGCGCCGAAATTGGAGCCGAACGCATCGGAATCCGCTTTTCGCCTTATTCAACCTACAACGATTTGCCGGCTTATGACCCAGAAGAAGTTCATGCATTGTACGTGTATTTGGCGCAAAAACTAAATGCAATCGGAATTGCTTACATTCACTTATCCATCAATCCGGCAATGCAAGACCGCACTTTGCAAGGAATTCGGGATGCTTTTCAAAAAACCCTTATCCTTTGTAATGGATTAAACCCTGAAAGTGCCGAACAAAAATTACAAGAAGGAATTGCTGATTTAGTTGGATTTGGAAAAGGTATTTTGGCTAACCCACAGTTCGCCGCCCGAATTGCCGGAAAACTACCATTAAATCAGGCAAATCCTGAAACGTTTTACACGGCCGACGCTGTTGGCTACACGGATTATTCAGGCATTTAA
- a CDS encoding bifunctional UDP-N-acetylmuramoyl-tripeptide:D-alanyl-D-alanine ligase/alanine racemase, producing the protein MHRTYTCEEIAQLLSAQLHGEKSLVIHEILLDSRKLSSIEGALFVAIKGLRHNGHLYIPELYNKGIRVFLVSDITFKPEHFPGSCFIQVSDTLLALQKLSKFHRQQFRYPVIGITGSNGKTIVKEWLYTLLQEDYSIVRSPKSFNSQIGVPLSVWEMEEQHNLALFEAGISLPGEMDKLESIISPTIGIFTNIGQPHSENFKDLEQKTREKLRLFKHVKKLIFCKDYDDIYRLAMPGENLESDCKLFTWSRRTKADLAVTKVSKNKGETEISGIFDYRFISISIPFSDEASIENAIHCWAFLLSEGYSNEIISQRMSYLSPVAMRLELKEGVNNCSIINDSYNSDLGSLAVALDFLNQQHQHPTKTLVLSDILQSGKGSDQLYHEVAELIHTYKIDKLIGIGTEITKHQALFNLNKQFFSDTDSFLEKSSSNSFQNEAILLKGARSFGFEEITKFLQQKAHETVMEINLDAMVHNLNYYRSLLSPGTKLMTMVKAYSYGSGGHEIASLLQFHRVDYLTVAYADEGVELRKAGISLPILVMNPEEQSFDAMIKYKLEPELYSFRILGHFERALQRNTDRILEPISIHIKLDTGMHRLGFEAEDINELIIRLKNLKRVKVVSLFSHLAASEDQAHDRFTNGQINLFKKMSEEIISHLGYPVLRHILNSSGITRFPDAQFDMVRLGIGLYGVASNSAEQRHLRNVSSLKTIISQIKYIKPGDSVGYGRKEMVVNPETIATVPIGYADGLSRVLGNRKGRMLVNGKMAPIVGSVCMDMCMLDITGISCKEGDSVTVFGEGFSISDLAALQGTIPYEILTGVSRRVKRVYYRE; encoded by the coding sequence ATGCATCGAACCTATACTTGCGAAGAAATTGCCCAGTTATTGTCAGCCCAATTACATGGGGAAAAAAGCCTAGTAATACACGAAATATTGTTGGATAGCCGCAAACTATCCAGTATTGAAGGTGCTTTATTTGTAGCCATTAAAGGATTAAGGCACAATGGCCATTTGTATATTCCGGAATTATACAACAAAGGTATTCGGGTGTTTTTGGTTTCTGATATAACTTTTAAACCGGAACATTTCCCGGGTTCTTGTTTTATTCAGGTTTCGGATACCTTGTTGGCATTACAAAAATTAAGCAAATTTCACCGGCAACAATTCCGGTATCCGGTTATTGGAATTACCGGGAGTAATGGAAAAACCATTGTAAAAGAATGGTTATACACTTTGCTGCAAGAAGACTATTCCATTGTTCGAAGTCCAAAAAGTTTCAATTCCCAAATTGGGGTTCCATTAAGTGTTTGGGAAATGGAGGAACAACATAACCTGGCCCTGTTTGAAGCCGGAATTTCCTTACCGGGAGAAATGGATAAACTTGAAAGCATTATTTCCCCTACCATCGGCATTTTTACGAATATAGGACAGCCCCATTCGGAAAATTTTAAGGATTTGGAGCAAAAAACCAGGGAAAAACTACGATTGTTTAAGCATGTAAAAAAGTTGATTTTTTGCAAGGATTACGATGATATTTACCGACTGGCCATGCCGGGCGAAAACCTGGAATCGGATTGCAAACTTTTTACCTGGAGCAGAAGAACTAAAGCGGATTTAGCTGTTACTAAAGTTAGTAAAAACAAAGGAGAAACTGAAATTTCAGGCATTTTCGACTACCGTTTCATTAGCATTTCCATTCCTTTTTCAGATGAAGCTTCCATAGAAAATGCCATTCATTGTTGGGCCTTTTTATTGAGCGAAGGATATTCCAACGAAATTATCTCGCAACGCATGTCCTACCTGAGTCCGGTGGCGATGCGACTGGAACTCAAAGAAGGTGTTAACAATTGCTCGATTATCAACGATAGCTACAATTCCGACTTAGGTTCTTTGGCCGTTGCCCTGGATTTCCTGAATCAACAGCACCAACACCCGACCAAAACGTTGGTTTTATCGGATATTCTGCAAAGTGGAAAAGGGTCAGACCAACTTTACCACGAAGTAGCCGAACTGATTCATACCTATAAAATTGACAAGCTGATAGGAATTGGAACCGAGATTACCAAACACCAGGCTTTATTCAACCTCAATAAACAATTTTTTTCCGATACAGATTCTTTTCTTGAAAAGTCGAGCAGCAACTCCTTCCAAAACGAAGCCATCTTGCTAAAAGGAGCTCGGTCGTTCGGGTTTGAAGAAATAACCAAATTCTTACAGCAAAAAGCCCACGAAACCGTAATGGAAATCAACCTGGACGCGATGGTTCACAACCTGAACTATTACCGATCCTTGCTGAGCCCGGGAACCAAACTAATGACCATGGTTAAGGCCTATTCGTATGGTAGTGGCGGACATGAAATTGCATCCTTATTGCAGTTTCATCGGGTTGATTACCTTACTGTTGCCTATGCGGATGAAGGAGTAGAATTAAGAAAAGCCGGAATTAGTTTACCCATTTTAGTCATGAACCCCGAAGAACAAAGTTTCGATGCCATGATTAAATATAAACTAGAACCTGAACTGTATAGTTTTAGAATTCTTGGTCATTTTGAACGTGCGCTTCAACGAAATACCGACCGTATTTTAGAACCCATTTCCATCCATATAAAATTGGATACCGGCATGCATCGACTTGGTTTTGAAGCGGAAGACATCAATGAACTCATCATCCGGCTCAAAAACCTAAAACGGGTAAAAGTTGTTTCCTTGTTTAGCCATTTGGCAGCCAGCGAAGACCAGGCTCATGATAGGTTTACAAACGGACAAATTAACCTCTTCAAGAAAATGAGCGAAGAAATTATCTCGCACCTGGGCTATCCGGTGCTGAGACATATTTTAAATTCCAGTGGTATTACCCGTTTTCCGGACGCCCAATTTGACATGGTACGATTAGGAATTGGATTATACGGAGTTGCTTCCAATTCAGCAGAACAGCGCCATTTACGAAATGTTAGCTCGTTGAAAACCATTATTTCGCAAATCAAATACATTAAACCCGGCGACAGCGTGGGTTATGGACGAAAAGAAATGGTAGTGAACCCTGAAACCATTGCTACGGTACCAATTGGATATGCCGATGGATTAAGTAGAGTTTTAGGCAATAGAAAAGGACGAATGCTGGTGAATGGGAAAATGGCTCCCATTGTTGGCAGTGTATGTATGGATATGTGTATGCTAGACATTACCGGAATATCGTGTAAAGAAGGTGACTCCGTAACTGTTTTTGGAGAAGGATTTAGTATTTCGGATCTGGCGGCCTTGCAAGGAACCATTCCGTATGAAATACTTACCGGAGTTTCGAGAAGGGTAAAGCGGGTGTATTACCGGGAGTAA